A section of the Sebastes fasciatus isolate fSebFas1 chromosome 5, fSebFas1.pri, whole genome shotgun sequence genome encodes:
- the plppr3b gene encoding phospholipid phosphatase-related protein type 3 isoform X2 — MLVEGLIYCLQSRMKLRRPEGSINAGGCNFNSFLRRTVRFVGVHVFGLCATALVTDIIQLSTGYHAPFFLTVCKPNYTLVGVSCDRNAYITKDICSGHDQHAIMAARKTFPSQHATLSAFAAVYVSMYFNSTISDSTKLLKPVLVFAFAIAAALTGLTQITQHRSHPIDVYVGFLIGAFVAAYLAFHAVANFKSSDDITPAPPPPPPKEDPLRALTERGHESVYNKGPASASESNDEIAAAPAPMDRLEGLGPLQREKTSMGSLKRASVDVELLAPRSPMGKETMLTFSNTLPRASMNVNGVLGANPGPEDPVQPVQPVQPVQRRLKAVQVPMDPMRSQQLVSEWKQKSMEMRGLSVRDEAEREASEDGSEVGSVGTDESGSQVPVYQPAVQSGRVASSRNPTPPPGGAKAVATPRPPQIPEAGPPPVSPKSAVTRAKWLAIREKTSGEGSGRGTTNQPRLMQVIAMSKQQGLLPSSSSGDKSSETTSTCSGTSSTTDSPHYRPPSEQQREGSGIITVDAHAPHHPVVQAPPPLQAPPIAGNGNPWEWAGASNGGDPRDTYDLNSLNRGDSAAHGSSFRPHRSASPRATVDRDPDPPPHHPQAEMSAEAQRREIAMRRKTALVLLDREIRNQTEQENYYKSLQGRRFKD, encoded by the exons ATGCTGGTTGAGGGTCTCATCTACTGCCTGCAGTCCAGAATGAAGCTCCGCAGACCTGAAGGAAGCATCAACGCCGGAGGCTGCAACTTCAACTCCTTCCTGAGGAGGACGGTGCGCTTCGTAG gtgtgcACGTGTTCGGTCTGTGTGCGACGGCGCTGGTCACTGACATCATCCAGCTGTCGACGGGTTACCACGCTCCGTTCTTCCTCACCGTCTGTAAACCCAACTACACGCTGGTGGGCGTCTCCTGCGACCGGAACGCTTACATCACTAAAGACATCTGCTCGGGTCACGACCAGCACGCCATCATGGCCGCCAG GAAGACGTTCCCTTCCCAGCATGCAACTCTGTCTGCCTTCGCCGCCGTTTACGTTTCT ATGTATTTTAACTCGACCATCTCCGACAGCACCAAACTGCTGAAACCCGTCTTGGTTTTCGCTTTCGCCATCGCGGCGGCGTTGACGGGTCTGACTCAGATCACTCAGCATCGCAGCCATCCCATCGACGTGTACGTGGGCTTCCTCATCGGAGCCTTCGTCGCCGCTTACCTG GCGTTTCACGCCGTAGCCAACTTCAAGTCGTCGGACGACATCACTCCAGCCCCGCCTCCCCCGCCGCCGAAGGAGGACCCTCTGCGAGCGCTGACCGAGCGAGGACACGAGTCCGTCTACAACAAGGGCCCCGCCTCCGCCTCAGAGAGTAACGACGAGATCGCGGCGGCGCCGGCCCCCATGGACCGGCTGGAGGGCCTGGGGCCCCTGCAGAGGGAGAAGACCTCCATGGGGAGCCTGAAGAGGGCCAGCGTGGACGTGGAGCTGCTGGCTCCTCGCAGCCCCATGGGGAAGGAGACCATGCTGACCTTCAGTAACACGCTGCCGAGGGCCAGCATGAACGTCAACGGGGTGCTGGGGGCCAACCCGGGACCGGAGGATCCGGTGCAGCCGGTGCAGCCGGTCCAGCCGGTGCAGCGGCGTCTGAAGGCCGTGCAGGTCCCCATGGACCCGATGCGTTCGCAGCAGTTGGTGTCGGAGTGGAAGCAGAAGTCGATGGAGATGAGAGGTCTGAGTGTCCGGGACGAGGCGGAGCGCGAGGCCAGCGAGGACGGCTCCGAGGTGGGATCCGTGGGGACAGACGAGAGCGGGTCTCAGGTACCCGTATACCAGCCCGCAGTGCAGTCTGGGAGGGTGGCCTCTAGTCGTAACCCCACTCCGCCTCCAGGGGGCGCCAAAGCTGTGGCGACTCCCAGACCGCCACAGATCCCTGAAGCAGGACCCCCGCCAGTGTCCCCAAAGAGCGCCGTGACCAGGGCCAAGTGGCTCGCCATCCGAGAGAAGACGAGCGGGGAGGGGTCGGGCCGCGGCACCACCAACCAGCCACGACTCATGCAGGTCATCGCCATGTCGAAGCAGCAGggcctcctcccctcctcctcctcggggGACAAGTCCTCCGAGACCACCTCCACCTGTTCCGGCACCTCGTCCACCACCGACTCTCCGCACTACCGCCCCCCCTCCGAGCAGCAGCGGGAGGGGTCGGGTATAATCACCGTGGATGCCCACGCCCCTCACCATCCCGTCGTCCAAGCCCCTCCCCCTCTTCAAGCCCCGCCCATCGCAGGTAACGGTAACCCGTGGGAGTGGGCGGGGGCATCCAACGGGGGCGACCCGCGAGACACCTACGACCTGAACAGCCTGAACCGGGGAGACTCCGCCGCCCACGGCAGCAGCTTCCGGCCACACCGATCCGCCTCGCCGCGTGCTACGGTCGACCGCGACCCGGACCCGCCCCCGCATCACCCCCAGGCGGAGATGTCGGCGGAGGCTCAGCGCAGGGAGATAGCCATGAGACGCAAGACGGCGCTGGTTCTGTTGGATCGGGAGATCCGTAACCAGACTGAACAGGAGAACTACTATAAGAGTTTGCAGGGACGAAGGTTCAAGGACTAG
- the plppr3b gene encoding phospholipid phosphatase-related protein type 3 isoform X1 → MMMNSEKMKKKPPKDSLTLLPCFYFVELPIVASSMVSLYFLELTDVVQPAQVGFRCRDRELSMPYVDGGDELIPLLMLLSLAFAGPAASIMLVEGLIYCLQSRMKLRRPEGSINAGGCNFNSFLRRTVRFVGVHVFGLCATALVTDIIQLSTGYHAPFFLTVCKPNYTLVGVSCDRNAYITKDICSGHDQHAIMAARKTFPSQHATLSAFAAVYVSMYFNSTISDSTKLLKPVLVFAFAIAAALTGLTQITQHRSHPIDVYVGFLIGAFVAAYLAFHAVANFKSSDDITPAPPPPPPKEDPLRALTERGHESVYNKGPASASESNDEIAAAPAPMDRLEGLGPLQREKTSMGSLKRASVDVELLAPRSPMGKETMLTFSNTLPRASMNVNGVLGANPGPEDPVQPVQPVQPVQRRLKAVQVPMDPMRSQQLVSEWKQKSMEMRGLSVRDEAEREASEDGSEVGSVGTDESGSQVPVYQPAVQSGRVASSRNPTPPPGGAKAVATPRPPQIPEAGPPPVSPKSAVTRAKWLAIREKTSGEGSGRGTTNQPRLMQVIAMSKQQGLLPSSSSGDKSSETTSTCSGTSSTTDSPHYRPPSEQQREGSGIITVDAHAPHHPVVQAPPPLQAPPIAGNGNPWEWAGASNGGDPRDTYDLNSLNRGDSAAHGSSFRPHRSASPRATVDRDPDPPPHHPQAEMSAEAQRREIAMRRKTALVLLDREIRNQTEQENYYKSLQGRRFKD, encoded by the exons ATGATGATGAACTctgagaagatgaagaagaaaccTCCAAAGGACAGTTTGACTctgctgccatgtttctacttTGTGGAG CTGCCCATCGTGGCTTCCTCTATGGTGTCTCTGTACTTCCTGGAGCTGACCGACGTGGTGCAGCCGGCGCAGGTCGGGTTCCGCTGCCGCGACCGAGAGCTCAGCATGCCGTACGTAGACGGGGGAGACGAACTGATCCcactgctgatgctgctgagcCTCGCCTTCGCCGGACCGGCGGCCtcg ATCATGCTGGTTGAGGGTCTCATCTACTGCCTGCAGTCCAGAATGAAGCTCCGCAGACCTGAAGGAAGCATCAACGCCGGAGGCTGCAACTTCAACTCCTTCCTGAGGAGGACGGTGCGCTTCGTAG gtgtgcACGTGTTCGGTCTGTGTGCGACGGCGCTGGTCACTGACATCATCCAGCTGTCGACGGGTTACCACGCTCCGTTCTTCCTCACCGTCTGTAAACCCAACTACACGCTGGTGGGCGTCTCCTGCGACCGGAACGCTTACATCACTAAAGACATCTGCTCGGGTCACGACCAGCACGCCATCATGGCCGCCAG GAAGACGTTCCCTTCCCAGCATGCAACTCTGTCTGCCTTCGCCGCCGTTTACGTTTCT ATGTATTTTAACTCGACCATCTCCGACAGCACCAAACTGCTGAAACCCGTCTTGGTTTTCGCTTTCGCCATCGCGGCGGCGTTGACGGGTCTGACTCAGATCACTCAGCATCGCAGCCATCCCATCGACGTGTACGTGGGCTTCCTCATCGGAGCCTTCGTCGCCGCTTACCTG GCGTTTCACGCCGTAGCCAACTTCAAGTCGTCGGACGACATCACTCCAGCCCCGCCTCCCCCGCCGCCGAAGGAGGACCCTCTGCGAGCGCTGACCGAGCGAGGACACGAGTCCGTCTACAACAAGGGCCCCGCCTCCGCCTCAGAGAGTAACGACGAGATCGCGGCGGCGCCGGCCCCCATGGACCGGCTGGAGGGCCTGGGGCCCCTGCAGAGGGAGAAGACCTCCATGGGGAGCCTGAAGAGGGCCAGCGTGGACGTGGAGCTGCTGGCTCCTCGCAGCCCCATGGGGAAGGAGACCATGCTGACCTTCAGTAACACGCTGCCGAGGGCCAGCATGAACGTCAACGGGGTGCTGGGGGCCAACCCGGGACCGGAGGATCCGGTGCAGCCGGTGCAGCCGGTCCAGCCGGTGCAGCGGCGTCTGAAGGCCGTGCAGGTCCCCATGGACCCGATGCGTTCGCAGCAGTTGGTGTCGGAGTGGAAGCAGAAGTCGATGGAGATGAGAGGTCTGAGTGTCCGGGACGAGGCGGAGCGCGAGGCCAGCGAGGACGGCTCCGAGGTGGGATCCGTGGGGACAGACGAGAGCGGGTCTCAGGTACCCGTATACCAGCCCGCAGTGCAGTCTGGGAGGGTGGCCTCTAGTCGTAACCCCACTCCGCCTCCAGGGGGCGCCAAAGCTGTGGCGACTCCCAGACCGCCACAGATCCCTGAAGCAGGACCCCCGCCAGTGTCCCCAAAGAGCGCCGTGACCAGGGCCAAGTGGCTCGCCATCCGAGAGAAGACGAGCGGGGAGGGGTCGGGCCGCGGCACCACCAACCAGCCACGACTCATGCAGGTCATCGCCATGTCGAAGCAGCAGggcctcctcccctcctcctcctcggggGACAAGTCCTCCGAGACCACCTCCACCTGTTCCGGCACCTCGTCCACCACCGACTCTCCGCACTACCGCCCCCCCTCCGAGCAGCAGCGGGAGGGGTCGGGTATAATCACCGTGGATGCCCACGCCCCTCACCATCCCGTCGTCCAAGCCCCTCCCCCTCTTCAAGCCCCGCCCATCGCAGGTAACGGTAACCCGTGGGAGTGGGCGGGGGCATCCAACGGGGGCGACCCGCGAGACACCTACGACCTGAACAGCCTGAACCGGGGAGACTCCGCCGCCCACGGCAGCAGCTTCCGGCCACACCGATCCGCCTCGCCGCGTGCTACGGTCGACCGCGACCCGGACCCGCCCCCGCATCACCCCCAGGCGGAGATGTCGGCGGAGGCTCAGCGCAGGGAGATAGCCATGAGACGCAAGACGGCGCTGGTTCTGTTGGATCGGGAGATCCGTAACCAGACTGAACAGGAGAACTACTATAAGAGTTTGCAGGGACGAAGGTTCAAGGACTAG